In Sulfuricurvum sp., one DNA window encodes the following:
- a CDS encoding single-stranded DNA-binding protein yields MYNKVILVGNLTRDIELRYSQNGSAIAKTAIATSRKFTVNGEKKEETCFVDITFFGRSGEVANQYLRKGSKILVEGRLSFEQWVDQTNGQKRSKHSVIVETMQMLDSRGEGGSQGGYNEYSDSGNSGYDAPAPKAAYTPPPSYSKPAPARMPENNLPEIDINEDEIPF; encoded by the coding sequence ATGTATAACAAAGTCATTTTGGTTGGAAATCTTACCCGAGATATCGAACTTCGCTATTCACAAAACGGTTCGGCAATTGCTAAAACCGCTATTGCAACCAGCCGTAAATTTACGGTAAACGGCGAGAAAAAAGAGGAGACATGTTTTGTCGACATCACTTTTTTCGGCCGTTCAGGTGAAGTAGCCAACCAATACCTTCGAAAGGGTTCTAAAATCCTAGTCGAAGGACGTCTTAGTTTTGAACAATGGGTTGACCAGACAAACGGCCAAAAGCGCTCTAAACACTCCGTTATCGTAGAAACGATGCAAATGCTCGATTCACGCGGCGAGGGTGGTTCTCAGGGCGGTTATAACGAATACAGCGATTCCGGAAACAGCGGCTATGATGCTCCGGCACCAAAAGCGGCTTATACTCCGCCACCGTCGTATTCTAAACCCGCACCGGCAAGAATGCCGGAAAACAATCTCCCCGAGATTGATATTAACGAAGACGAAATTCCGTTTTAG
- the rpsR gene encoding 30S ribosomal protein S18, which yields MSEKRKYKKRYCKYCEQKVDFIDYKDVASLKYSLSERFKIMPRRLTGNCKRHQDMVTIAIKQSRAAALIPYTVSRKVIAGAPFEEMR from the coding sequence ATGTCAGAAAAAAGAAAATACAAAAAACGTTATTGCAAATACTGCGAACAAAAAGTTGATTTCATTGACTACAAAGATGTAGCTTCTTTGAAATATTCACTCTCTGAGCGTTTCAAAATCATGCCACGCCGTCTTACAGGTAATTGTAAACGTCACCAAGACATGGTTACAATCGCTATCAAACAATCACGCGCTGCTGCGTTGATTCCATACACAGTATCACGTAAAGTGATCGCTGGAGCACCATTCGAAGAGATGCGTTAA